The genomic stretch TCCATGCTTCCAGGTGCGAGGATTATCCTCGGAAAGTCGCCGTGGCCTGCGTAGAGGACGAGGTTTAAATCACCCTGCATTGTCCTCGTCGGCAGGCCCGTTGCAGGGCCGGGCCTCTGGGCGAGGTGTATGACTATCGGGTTCTCCGCCATTCCTGCCAAGCTCAACGCCTCGCTCATCAGGGCGAAGCCCCCTCCGGAAGTGCTCACCATCGCCCTCGCTCCCGCGAACCACGCTCCGAGGGCCATGTTTATCGCCGAAATCTCGTCCTCGACCTGCTCGACTATTATCCCGAACTCTTCCGCCTTCTGTGCACCGAAGGTCGAGACGCCAGTTGAGGGGCTCATGGGGTAGAAGCTGAGGAAGTTCATGCCTCCGGCGAGGGCACCTATCCCTACAGCTTCGGTCCCACTGAGAAGGATTTCTTCCCTGACCTTCTCGTCTCTCCCGACTTCGACCCTTATCGTCCCTTCCTCGCAGAGCCTAACGCCCAGCTCGTAGCCTTTTTTAGCGGCTTCGATGTTCTTGTTCACGACGTTCTCACCCTTGCTCCCGAAGCGCTTCCTTATGTACTCTTCGACCGCCCCAAAGTCGCCGTGGAAGAGGCCGACTATTAGGCCTGCTGCGGTCGTGTTGATGTAGAGCTGGCTTCCCGTTTCGAGGGCGAGCTTCGTGAGGGGCACTTCCACGAGGTTTACCCTTCCAAGGAACTCTTCCTCGACGTTCTCCCTCTCTCCGAGGACGACGGTCTCCTTGGAGAGCCTGTCGGAGACCCAGCTCAGGACGCCCTGCTTGAACGGGACGAGGATGTCTATTCTCTTTACGAAGGCCCTGACGCGTCTGGAAGAAACGCGTATCTCGGTGGTGTTTATCCCGCCCCTAACCCGGGACATGTACTCCTTGTTTGCATA from Thermococcus sp. encodes the following:
- a CDS encoding 2-oxoacid:acceptor oxidoreductase subunit alpha; translated protein: MSEFRGEVSIVLGGAAGQGIQTVEGILTYALKRSGYHVYANKEYMSRVRGGINTTEIRVSSRRVRAFVKRIDILVPFKQGVLSWVSDRLSKETVVLGERENVEEEFLGRVNLVEVPLTKLALETGSQLYINTTAAGLIVGLFHGDFGAVEEYIRKRFGSKGENVVNKNIEAAKKGYELGVRLCEEGTIRVEVGRDEKVREEILLSGTEAVGIGALAGGMNFLSFYPMSPSTGVSTFGAQKAEEFGIIVEQVEDEISAINMALGAWFAGARAMVSTSGGGFALMSEALSLAGMAENPIVIHLAQRPGPATGLPTRTMQGDLNLVLYAGHGDFPRIILAPGSMEEAFYLTAEAFNLADKYQVPVIILTDQYFVDTYYNLPKPELGKVRFEKHIVEAKPGYRRYELTEDGISPRAVPGYGEEVVIANGNEHDEWGDITEDAELTRKMQEKRAVKKLETIRKNAPLPKLFGSENARYLVISWGSTLHTVEEALEELGRDDVALLHFSWVYPLNPETKRFFEGKTVIVVENNVTGQFGDLLKKELGVDVHHRVLKYDGRPFSVEEVFDALKGVVE